CGGCCTCCGCGAACACCTTCGCTTGGACGAGGCCGTTTTGGCCCGTCGTAGCGTCGAGCACGAGCAAAGCCTCGCGCACGGGAGCGACCTTTTCGACCACTCGAGCGACCTTGCCCAGTTGATCCATGAGGCCAGCCTTGTTCTGGAGCCTGCCTGCTGTATCGACCAACACCACGTCAACTCCGCGCTCTCGCGCCGTCTGCGCGGCCTGGAAAGCGACAGAAGCCGGATCGGCACCCTCCTTGTCGGCACGCACCGTGTCGACTCCGACGCGCGACCCCCACGTCTCCAGCTGATCGGCGGCGGCCGCCCTAAACGTGTCAGCTGCGCCAAACAGGACGGAGTAGCCATCGGCGACGAGAACGCGTGCGAGCTTGCCGACGGTCGTGGTCTTGCCGACGCCGTTGACGCCGACCATCAGGACGGGTGCGAGTTCTCCTGCCCCTGGGTTACCGAGGAGAAGGTCCCGCTGGGCGTCCGGCTCCATGGCCTCAATGAGCGCCTCGCGGACCGCATCTCGTGCGGATGACTCTCCCGCGTCAACCCGTCCGCGCACGGACAGGAGGATTCTCTCCGTCATGGTCGTTCCGACGTCTGCGGTGAGCAACGCCTCCTCGAGCTCGTCCCAAGCATCGTCGTCATAGTCACTGCGACCGAAGAATCCGCTCAAGCGTGCGCCGAAGGCACCGCCGATGCGTGAGGTCCTGCGCGCGAAGCGCGTCGAGGGTTCTTCCGGCAGCTCGGCGACGGCCGTGCCGATCGGGGCTTCCGCTTCAGGCGAGGCACTCGGCCGCTCGCCGCCGAGCGTGGCGCTGCGATCCGTGTCAGAGGGCGGTGACTGGCGGCGCGAACGCCAACCGAACCACCCGCCGCCAAGGGCGAGCGCTGCCGCGATGCCGACGACGAGTGCGTCGGCGCTTCCGGGAATCCACGAGACGTCCATGGTGCAAGTCTCGCAAACGAAAGGGGCTCGCGCTTACGCTGGCACGCCGCTTCGTGGGCTGGCGTCGCTCGGCACTGTCGCCTCCGAGAATGAAGTCCTGCGAGGGAACTCCGGCTCTTCGAGCGCTGCGATGACGCGCCAGTCGCCATCGTCGCGCGGCACTGACTCGAAGGCCTCGAGCCCATGCTTGCGCGGGGCGAGGCCCAG
The Demequina sp. TMPB413 DNA segment above includes these coding regions:
- the ftsY gene encoding signal recognition particle-docking protein FtsY, coding for MDVSWIPGSADALVVGIAAALALGGGWFGWRSRRQSPPSDTDRSATLGGERPSASPEAEAPIGTAVAELPEEPSTRFARRTSRIGGAFGARLSGFFGRSDYDDDAWDELEEALLTADVGTTMTERILLSVRGRVDAGESSARDAVREALIEAMEPDAQRDLLLGNPGAGELAPVLMVGVNGVGKTTTVGKLARVLVADGYSVLFGAADTFRAAAADQLETWGSRVGVDTVRADKEGADPASVAFQAAQTARERGVDVVLVDTAGRLQNKAGLMDQLGKVARVVEKVAPVREALLVLDATTGQNGLVQAKVFAEAVPLTGVVLTKMDGTAKGGVVIAVQNLLGVPVKFVGLGEGVDDLAPFDVEAFVDGLLDD